A window from Schistocerca gregaria isolate iqSchGreg1 chromosome 8, iqSchGreg1.2, whole genome shotgun sequence encodes these proteins:
- the LOC126284753 gene encoding selenoprotein S-like: MEGAVHQETLEQTTPTFLLSYISAGADILQNYGWYILGASLLCLYAWSKIKPHVYKWLKDREDRQFAAKYHKDPDLIYKRQDAIETARRRLEEKYAAEAAKAAEKRKELEEKKRQEWLRRQEGTSHPGHRLNERPDQDSHNNSTDENASRKKPAGLRSDYNPLMGSGSRGYRPPRRSCCPSGGCG; the protein is encoded by the exons ATGGAAGGCGCTGTTCATCAGGAAACGTTAGAACAAACAACGCCAACATTTTTGTTATCGTACATATCTGCAG GTGCTGATATTCTTCAGAACTATGGATGGTATATCCTTGGTGCAAGTTTATTGTGCCTGTATGCATGGAGCAAAATCAAACCCCACGTGTATAAATGGTTAAAGGACAGGGAAGACAGGCAGTTTGCTGCTAAGTACCACAAAG ATCCAGACCTCATCTATAAGAGACAGGACGCTATCGAGACTGCCCGACGTCGCCTGGAGGAGAAATATGCGGCAGAAGCTGCCAAGGCTGCAGAGAAGAGGAAAGAG ttagaagagaaaaaaagacaAGAATGGTTGCGACGACAGGAAGGAACATCGCATCCAGGTCACCGACTAAATGAGAGACCGGATCAAGATTCTCATAATAATAGCACTGATGAAAATGCCAGCAGGAAGAAGCCAGCAGGACTGAGATCAG ATTATAATCCTCTAATGGGCAGTGGATCCAGAGGCTATCGCCCACCAAGACGTTCATGCTGTCCTTCTGGTGGTTGTGGATGA